A genomic stretch from Desulfotomaculum sp. includes:
- a CDS encoding alanine--tRNA ligase — protein sequence MTGKEIRNKFLKFFEERGHLVLPSASLIPANDPSILWTAAGMVPFKPYFTGAAAPVARRITTCQKCLRTPDIESVGITSRHHTFFEMLGNFSFGDYFKEEAIPWAWEFVTGVLKFGLSSLWVSIYLDDDESYQIWTQKVGVPAERIVRMDKDTNFWEIGVGPCGPCSEIYIDLGRDRGCGLSSCGVGCDCDRFLEIWNLVFIQYFRDEAGNYSPLALKGIDTGMGLERVASVSQNVFTNFDTDLFRVVIDFVATIVGKKYGADGKTDLALKVIADHSRAVTFAVADGAFPSNEGRGYVIRRLLRRAMRFGRLLGVEKPFLSQVSEIIINQMSDIYPELAKNKDNILSIILQEETRFAQTLVQGLDMLESLIRKARAANINSIGGEDAFRLYDTYGFPFELTKEVAAEAGIDIDEDSFYKALEEQRQRARKSRQETEYLSEDKAFYKTIRERFGETGFVGYEVLNSESRVLSLAKEKGPVKEAFKDEEIELVLNVTPCYAESGGQIHDQAVITNSGCSIEIFSVQKPVEGIYVHYGKVKEGVIKENDLVSVHVDKARRMDTARNHSATHLLHKALRTVLGDNVNQAGSLVLPERLRFDFTYPRSVSEDELARVENIVNETILSGLQVETSVTSFDEASSLGATALFGAKYGAKVRMVNIGGYSLELCGGTHVKNTNEIGLFKLLGESSVGAGLRRMEAVTGKGTLQYMTALNDQINGISGILKSAPGELAHRVENVLTEIKELEQQNEQLRARLAYYQVQAMLADVKELNGIKLLTAKTEAGDVDDLRSMVDLLRDRLQSGIIVLGSHSGNRVNLVAAVTRDLLPLGLHAGKLVKELATIIDGGGGGKPEMAQAGGKDPARLQEALERVSIIIPKQLNIT from the coding sequence ATGACAGGGAAGGAGATCAGAAATAAATTTTTAAAATTCTTTGAAGAGCGCGGGCATCTTGTACTGCCGAGCGCATCTTTAATACCTGCAAACGATCCCAGCATTCTCTGGACAGCCGCGGGTATGGTACCGTTTAAACCTTATTTCACAGGCGCCGCTGCTCCCGTTGCCCGACGGATTACTACCTGTCAAAAATGCCTGCGCACACCTGATATTGAATCCGTCGGCATAACATCCAGGCACCATACTTTTTTTGAGATGCTGGGTAATTTTTCTTTCGGGGATTATTTTAAGGAAGAAGCAATTCCCTGGGCCTGGGAATTTGTAACCGGTGTTTTAAAGTTCGGCCTTTCCAGTCTATGGGTAAGCATTTACCTTGACGACGATGAATCTTATCAGATATGGACTCAAAAAGTTGGAGTTCCTGCAGAAAGAATCGTCCGGATGGATAAGGATACAAACTTCTGGGAAATAGGAGTCGGGCCATGCGGCCCCTGTTCGGAAATATATATCGATTTGGGCAGGGACCGGGGCTGTGGTTTAAGCAGCTGCGGTGTGGGGTGCGATTGCGACCGCTTTTTAGAGATTTGGAATCTGGTCTTTATCCAATATTTCCGTGATGAAGCAGGGAATTATTCACCTTTAGCCTTAAAAGGAATCGATACCGGGATGGGTTTGGAAAGAGTCGCTTCAGTAAGCCAGAACGTTTTCACAAACTTTGACACAGACCTGTTCCGTGTAGTAATTGATTTTGTAGCGACGATCGTAGGCAAAAAGTATGGAGCGGACGGGAAAACCGATTTGGCTTTAAAAGTAATTGCCGATCACAGCAGGGCGGTTACCTTTGCCGTGGCTGACGGGGCTTTCCCATCAAATGAGGGCCGGGGTTATGTGATCAGGCGGCTTCTCAGAAGAGCAATGCGCTTTGGAAGGCTCCTTGGCGTTGAAAAGCCTTTTTTGTCACAGGTATCGGAAATCATTATCAACCAGATGAGCGATATATATCCTGAGCTTGCAAAAAACAAGGACAACATACTTTCAATAATTCTCCAGGAGGAAACCCGCTTTGCGCAAACCCTTGTCCAGGGTCTTGACATGCTGGAAAGTTTAATCCGCAAGGCCAGGGCGGCCAACATAAATTCAATCGGCGGGGAAGATGCGTTTCGCCTTTATGACACTTACGGTTTCCCGTTTGAGCTTACTAAAGAAGTGGCTGCCGAAGCAGGTATTGATATTGATGAAGACAGTTTTTACAAAGCTCTTGAAGAACAGCGCCAGCGAGCGCGTAAGTCCAGACAGGAAACGGAATATCTGTCAGAGGATAAAGCTTTTTACAAAACAATCAGGGAGCGTTTCGGGGAAACCGGATTTGTGGGATATGAGGTATTAAACTCTGAAAGCCGTGTTTTATCGCTTGCTAAAGAAAAAGGGCCCGTAAAGGAAGCTTTTAAGGACGAGGAAATAGAGTTAGTCCTGAATGTGACACCATGTTATGCGGAATCAGGCGGCCAGATTCATGATCAGGCCGTAATTACAAACTCTGGCTGCAGTATTGAAATATTTTCTGTTCAAAAGCCCGTAGAAGGCATCTACGTGCATTACGGAAAAGTAAAAGAAGGAGTAATCAAAGAAAATGATCTTGTAAGTGTCCATGTAGATAAGGCCAGGCGAATGGATACTGCCAGGAACCATTCAGCCACACATCTGCTTCATAAAGCTTTAAGGACTGTGCTGGGAGACAATGTTAATCAGGCGGGTTCGCTTGTCCTGCCCGAACGGCTCAGGTTTGATTTTACATATCCGCGTTCGGTGTCTGAAGACGAGCTGGCCCGGGTTGAAAATATCGTAAATGAAACTATTTTATCGGGCCTGCAGGTTGAAACATCGGTTACTTCCTTTGACGAAGCCAGTTCTTTAGGGGCCACGGCATTGTTTGGCGCCAAATACGGCGCCAAAGTACGGATGGTAAATATCGGCGGATACAGCCTTGAGCTGTGCGGCGGCACGCATGTTAAAAATACGAACGAAATCGGGTTATTCAAATTATTGGGCGAAAGCAGTGTCGGCGCCGGATTAAGGCGTATGGAAGCCGTCACCGGAAAAGGAACGCTTCAATACATGACTGCCTTAAACGATCAGATAAACGGGATCAGCGGCATTCTTAAGTCGGCGCCGGGAGAACTGGCGCACAGAGTTGAGAATGTGCTTACGGAAATAAAAGAACTTGAGCAGCAAAACGAGCAGCTGCGCGCACGTCTGGCTTATTACCAGGTTCAGGCAATGCTTGCAGATGTCAAGGAGCTCAACGGAATTAAACTTTTAACGGCCAAAACTGAAGCAGGGGATGTGGACGATTTGCGTTCTATGGTCGACCTGCT